In Leptospira sp. WS58.C1, a single genomic region encodes these proteins:
- a CDS encoding DUF1577 domain-containing protein, which produces MEKVQRKQRDKEFITDPGKKLHIIGKFLLKTDLLVRDTETHDTVQLLSVNKDATKILVQGRMAEQFKLNAHIVLYKLLARYVELECEVLEEKPNNQFIMQVEHVSIASRERKFTRIKPPDGSVWITNLRTSRTTIDANLFNIPTSVKVNFADTERTLKPKFDIVKIDVFNSIGDKFDLVKKTGKILYIPNTQKPDSYKSSDPSGFIDYEHELGDEEDVRKKIIEYANQKIRSELIVPVIYINHDEQAIPIGYVHAQNKNREIDIAEVMEIKTLTFDMVDRIRESNTILVKERFAVIDLSTGGLRVKINHPDLNGELPRRKGFTFDIFFKMQSPITAYGVVRSIARDTDGNLYVGLSLEGNSARPGEKKRFIDNVNRMLSDSGAKVG; this is translated from the coding sequence ATGGAAAAGGTTCAAAGGAAACAAAGAGACAAAGAGTTCATCACAGATCCTGGTAAAAAACTCCATATCATTGGAAAATTTCTACTCAAAACAGATCTACTCGTAAGGGATACGGAAACTCACGATACCGTTCAGCTGCTCTCCGTCAATAAAGACGCCACAAAAATTTTAGTACAAGGTCGGATGGCCGAACAATTTAAGCTGAATGCTCATATTGTTTTGTACAAACTGCTCGCAAGATACGTCGAACTAGAATGCGAGGTGCTGGAAGAAAAACCCAATAACCAATTCATCATGCAAGTGGAACACGTTTCCATTGCAAGCAGAGAAAGAAAATTCACACGGATCAAACCTCCCGATGGAAGTGTGTGGATCACTAACCTACGTACTAGTAGGACTACAATTGATGCGAACTTATTCAATATTCCCACTTCCGTCAAAGTGAATTTTGCCGATACGGAAAGGACTCTCAAACCTAAATTCGATATAGTCAAAATAGACGTTTTCAACTCTATCGGTGACAAGTTCGATCTAGTCAAAAAGACGGGAAAAATATTATATATTCCGAATACACAAAAACCTGATTCCTATAAATCTTCCGATCCGAGCGGATTTATAGATTATGAACACGAACTAGGCGACGAGGAAGATGTTCGTAAAAAGATCATAGAATACGCCAACCAAAAGATCAGGTCGGAACTTATCGTTCCGGTTATATATATCAATCATGATGAGCAGGCAATTCCTATAGGATATGTGCATGCCCAAAATAAGAATAGAGAAATTGATATCGCCGAAGTAATGGAGATAAAAACACTCACATTCGATATGGTAGACCGGATCAGAGAATCCAATACCATTTTAGTCAAAGAAAGATTCGCGGTTATAGATCTTTCCACAGGCGGTTTGCGGGTAAAGATCAACCATCCGGATCTGAACGGCGAGCTTCCTAGAAGGAAAGGATTCACATTCGATATATTTTTCAAAATGCAATCTCCGATCACTGCATACGGTGTCGTTCGCTCCATAGCAAGGGATACGGACGGAAATTTGTATGTTGGACTTTCTTTGGAAGGAAACTCCGCAAGACCCGGGGAGAAAAAACGTTTTATAGACAACGTTAACCGTATGCTTTCCGACTCCGGCGCAAAAGTCGGATAG
- a CDS encoding EAL domain-containing protein gives MSEGRTSWSASKWREWFSEGEIVPYFQPILSVEKDSIFGYEALARCIDKEGNVHSLGPFFLADIPHFFSVPEREEFKNLKLEIDRTIRRKAMEKIGKTPGLDPKAKLFLNISPSFMQDYLSSKTDEEPYTLQIAKNSGLDPKRIVIEIVEEHFSGEIDQLKPLINLYKRSGFLVAIDDLGSKSSNLDRIGALHPDIIKVDLGLIRSSVASRNFQEILFTLSRLAESLGCSLLFEGIETETELYNALTYGARFLQGFYFAEPSPDLMDINGLSIRFSQLHELFFNYKKYQLLRRIKKERELEDRLESSGIEVVSSEGIVTIKLRNSYLLEKSVFRMYVTNHEGRQLSPNYSGISDSGMLEDDSFVGRNWSWRPYFLEQFYKNAKDSSGGWIASNPYYDLESNLLLVTYSKRMEEDNVLFVDVRMWDFP, from the coding sequence ATGAGCGAAGGAAGAACTTCTTGGAGCGCATCCAAATGGCGGGAATGGTTTTCCGAAGGTGAAATTGTTCCGTACTTCCAACCCATTTTGTCGGTGGAAAAAGACTCTATCTTCGGGTACGAGGCACTCGCTCGATGTATAGATAAAGAAGGTAATGTTCACAGTCTTGGGCCGTTCTTCTTAGCCGATATTCCTCATTTTTTCTCCGTTCCTGAAAGAGAAGAATTCAAAAACCTTAAATTAGAAATTGATAGAACCATTCGCAGAAAGGCGATGGAAAAGATCGGCAAAACTCCCGGGCTCGATCCCAAAGCGAAACTTTTTCTCAATATTTCCCCTTCATTCATGCAGGATTACCTTTCCTCCAAAACGGATGAGGAGCCTTATACTCTACAGATCGCAAAAAATTCCGGTCTGGATCCTAAAAGGATCGTAATCGAAATTGTAGAAGAACATTTTTCAGGAGAAATAGACCAGCTTAAACCTCTGATCAATCTGTATAAAAGATCGGGGTTTTTGGTTGCGATAGACGATTTAGGATCTAAATCCTCCAATTTGGATCGGATCGGTGCGTTACATCCGGATATAATCAAAGTGGATCTTGGACTCATCCGCAGTTCCGTAGCTTCCAGGAACTTTCAGGAGATCTTATTCACTTTGTCCAGGCTTGCGGAAAGTTTGGGTTGTTCCCTTTTATTCGAAGGTATAGAAACGGAGACGGAGCTGTACAATGCTCTTACTTACGGAGCCAGGTTTTTACAAGGTTTCTATTTTGCCGAGCCGAGCCCTGATTTGATGGATATCAACGGATTGAGTATCCGATTCTCCCAACTCCATGAATTATTCTTTAATTATAAAAAATACCAGTTATTACGAAGGATCAAAAAGGAAAGGGAGTTGGAAGATCGTTTGGAGTCTTCCGGGATCGAAGTCGTATCCTCCGAAGGTATTGTAACGATTAAATTAAGAAATTCCTACCTTTTGGAAAAGTCGGTCTTTAGAATGTATGTGACCAATCATGAAGGAAGACAACTTTCTCCCAATTATTCGGGGATCTCCGATTCCGGAATGCTGGAAGACGATTCTTTTGTGGGACGGAATTGGAGTTGGAGACCGTACTTCTTAGAACAATTTTATAAAAATGCAAAAGACTCTTCCGGCGGTTGGATCGCAAGTAACCCATACTACGACCTGGAAAGTAATTTACTTCTCGTGACTTATTCCAAAAGAATGGAAGAAGATAATGTTCTATTCGTAGATGTACGAATGTGGGATTTCCCTTAA
- a CDS encoding LA_3751/LA_3752 family putative glycosyltransferase, with translation MFQRLISRISSFTDKPSGFLIFGTVFLSLFLAWQYQTGIRVGDGAIKQQQLADLLQNGFPDFSCRYAGKAIDPEFRFLPLDLKKGSTMTHVYNGKCYYVFPFYYTAIQYPFALLMGRFGSFFLSLLFGILTLKVLFRISGILGLQEKSKFFYLILLLLGSAFSLFSTDLSETVLAIYGVTQGIYFLLKEEGSSQSSDFVFAGGFFGFAAFFRQETILLAASLSIVYAFRIFRNPKTALLPFTFGTFLIAQAFINYSVVGHPLGSRGYLQESSSYDFVSQIYYLGQLVFLGNGSLGLFGAYPALAFIVLWRPKSDSITRVLYGLGIFVLLSGLLTSTKFWQGVLFGPRFLMTILPFLLLFLFFVLEKNWEKLSKPFRITAILLLSYSIVGGIVFDRLYYKFTKSVVNEQKELSDHTSIIVIYRKGSVFLPSNSFREEREVYEIDSTESFEALLEKLYGIGKTQVTVVGFKDSYPKDVLVPKSEHFEFKNRTFYQSPSINMETLEFSKIDK, from the coding sequence ATGTTCCAGCGTCTTATTTCCAGGATTTCTTCCTTTACGGACAAACCATCTGGCTTCCTGATTTTCGGTACCGTTTTCTTGTCTTTATTTTTGGCATGGCAGTACCAAACAGGAATTCGGGTCGGAGACGGTGCAATTAAACAACAACAACTTGCGGACCTTCTACAAAACGGTTTTCCGGATTTTTCCTGCAGATACGCCGGCAAAGCAATAGATCCTGAGTTTAGATTTTTACCTTTGGATCTGAAAAAAGGGTCTACCATGACCCATGTTTATAATGGAAAATGTTATTATGTTTTCCCTTTTTATTATACCGCCATTCAGTATCCTTTCGCTCTCCTAATGGGAAGATTCGGAAGTTTTTTCCTATCTTTACTCTTTGGAATTTTAACACTCAAAGTATTATTCCGGATTTCAGGAATATTAGGCTTACAGGAAAAATCCAAATTTTTCTATTTGATCTTATTACTTCTAGGTTCCGCATTCAGTTTATTCTCCACGGACCTATCCGAAACGGTGTTGGCGATCTATGGAGTGACCCAAGGGATCTATTTTCTACTCAAAGAAGAAGGATCTTCTCAATCGTCCGATTTTGTATTTGCAGGCGGATTTTTCGGATTCGCGGCATTCTTTAGGCAGGAAACCATTCTGTTAGCAGCAAGTCTTTCCATAGTGTATGCTTTTCGAATATTCAGAAATCCAAAAACGGCATTGCTCCCTTTTACTTTCGGGACTTTTTTAATCGCCCAAGCTTTTATCAATTATTCCGTAGTTGGACATCCATTAGGTTCCCGGGGTTATCTGCAAGAATCCTCTTCTTACGATTTCGTTTCTCAGATCTACTACTTAGGACAATTGGTGTTTTTAGGCAACGGTTCCTTGGGATTATTCGGGGCCTATCCCGCATTGGCATTTATCGTTTTATGGAGGCCGAAATCGGATTCGATCACTCGTGTCCTATACGGACTCGGGATCTTTGTACTTCTATCCGGGCTTTTGACCTCTACCAAATTTTGGCAAGGTGTACTGTTTGGACCCAGGTTCTTAATGACCATTCTCCCCTTTTTACTTTTGTTCCTATTTTTCGTATTAGAAAAAAATTGGGAGAAACTTAGTAAACCGTTCAGGATCACAGCCATTCTTCTTCTTTCCTACTCGATTGTAGGAGGGATCGTATTCGATAGGCTATATTATAAATTCACAAAATCGGTTGTGAACGAACAAAAAGAACTCAGCGATCATACTTCCATAATAGTGATCTACAGAAAAGGTTCCGTGTTCTTACCTTCCAATTCGTTCCGAGAAGAAAGAGAAGTATATGAGATCGATTCCACTGAGTCTTTTGAGGCTCTTTTAGAAAAATTGTATGGGATCGGAAAAACTCAAGTAACGGTAGTCGGATTTAAGGATTCGTATCCAAAAGATGTTCTGGTCCCCAAATCGGAACATTTCGAATTTAAGAATAGGACGTTCTACCAAAGCCCGTCGATCAATATGGAAACTTTAGAATTTTCTAAAATAGACAAGTGA
- a CDS encoding FAD-binding oxidoreductase, which produces MATASKKKTVKKSASPKTKKAGFDPKEFESRLSPVQKVEAWGMNHFSSSKVFLPSSIQDFKDLFSYARDTNTKVAFRGGGCSYGDAATNEKGIVVDIRNFNKILSFDPKTGILVAESGVTIKQLWEFGIERGFWPPVVSGTMFPTLGGALSMNIHGKNNFAVGPIGDHIQEFTFLSPDGKESVCSPKKNSDLFYSAISGFGMLGAFLTVTIKLKKIYSGKMKVWPVNTANLQEMYDYFEKEYKQSDYLVGWVDSFASGKSLGRGQIHKAVHLKAGEDPDFPENCKLENQILPSTFLGIIPKSWMWLFMYPFSNNFGMRFVNFGKWISGFLNNNKPYQQGHAEYAFLLDYVPNWKFMYKPGAMIQYQSFIPKENAVKGFEEILSLCQKRGIINWLAVFKKHRPDKFLLTHAVDGYSMAMDFPVTKRNKAKLWELAKEMDEIVVKNGGRFYFAKDSTLRPEVYRRSMPKQNLEKFRAMKKKLDPKNLLESDLFRRVWGK; this is translated from the coding sequence ATGGCAACCGCCTCCAAAAAAAAGACCGTTAAAAAAAGTGCGTCCCCTAAAACGAAAAAAGCGGGTTTCGATCCGAAAGAATTCGAATCCCGTTTAAGTCCTGTCCAAAAGGTGGAAGCTTGGGGAATGAATCATTTCTCCAGTAGTAAGGTATTTTTACCTAGTTCCATACAAGACTTCAAGGATCTATTCTCTTATGCAAGAGATACGAATACAAAAGTCGCGTTTAGGGGTGGTGGTTGTAGTTACGGAGACGCCGCGACGAACGAAAAAGGGATCGTAGTAGATATCCGTAACTTTAATAAGATCTTATCCTTCGATCCTAAAACCGGCATTTTGGTGGCGGAGTCCGGAGTTACTATCAAACAACTTTGGGAATTCGGTATCGAAAGAGGATTTTGGCCGCCTGTCGTAAGTGGAACAATGTTCCCTACATTAGGTGGAGCCCTTTCCATGAATATTCATGGAAAGAATAATTTTGCTGTCGGACCGATCGGAGATCATATCCAAGAATTTACTTTTTTAAGTCCCGACGGAAAAGAATCCGTTTGTTCTCCTAAAAAGAATTCGGATCTGTTTTATTCCGCGATCTCCGGTTTCGGAATGCTCGGAGCATTTCTAACAGTCACTATCAAACTTAAAAAGATCTATTCAGGTAAGATGAAGGTTTGGCCGGTGAATACCGCAAACCTACAAGAGATGTACGATTATTTCGAAAAAGAATACAAACAATCCGATTATCTCGTAGGTTGGGTGGATTCATTCGCTTCCGGAAAAAGTTTAGGCCGCGGTCAGATTCACAAAGCAGTTCACTTAAAAGCGGGAGAAGATCCTGATTTCCCGGAAAATTGCAAATTGGAAAACCAAATCCTTCCAAGCACATTCCTCGGGATCATTCCTAAGTCTTGGATGTGGTTATTCATGTATCCATTCAGCAATAATTTTGGAATGAGATTCGTGAACTTCGGAAAATGGATCTCCGGATTTTTAAATAATAATAAACCGTATCAGCAGGGGCATGCGGAGTATGCTTTTCTTTTGGACTATGTGCCGAATTGGAAATTTATGTACAAACCTGGCGCTATGATCCAATACCAAAGTTTTATTCCAAAAGAGAATGCAGTCAAAGGATTCGAAGAGATCCTAAGTCTTTGTCAAAAAAGAGGGATCATTAACTGGCTTGCGGTATTTAAGAAGCATAGACCGGATAAGTTTTTGCTCACTCATGCGGTAGACGGTTATTCCATGGCCATGGACTTTCCCGTTACCAAAAGAAATAAGGCTAAACTTTGGGAACTTGCCAAAGAAATGGATGAGATTGTCGTAAAGAACGGAGGAAGATTCTATTTTGCAAAAGATAGTACCCTTCGTCCTGAGGTTTACAGAAGATCTATGCCGAAGCAGAACTTGGAAAAATTCAGAGCTATGAAGAAGAAACTAGATCCGAAAAATCTATTAGAATCGGATCTGTTTAGAAGGGTCTGGGGGAAATAG
- a CDS encoding SDR family NAD(P)-dependent oxidoreductase, which yields MAKKIIVVGASSGIGKEIASQLIEQGHQVAAFARREKELKKLPSSSKAKNLFVKHDVTEYSKVPVEFAKAVKVLGGLDEIYYASGVMHRVGADEFPVEKDLEMLEVNLLGCVAWLDSAATYFQEKKAGKIIGISSIAGDRGRRGNPVYNASKAGMSTYLEALRNRLAVKGIQVVTVKPGMIQTPMTEGLSGLLWLITAKEAAQVILEKVNAGKENFYVPARWALVSLIIRLIPSFIFRRLSV from the coding sequence ATGGCTAAAAAGATCATCGTAGTAGGCGCATCTAGCGGTATCGGAAAAGAAATTGCATCTCAATTGATCGAACAAGGACATCAAGTCGCGGCTTTTGCAAGAAGAGAGAAGGAGCTGAAAAAACTCCCTTCCTCCTCCAAAGCTAAGAATTTATTCGTTAAACATGACGTTACGGAATATTCCAAGGTCCCGGTAGAATTTGCAAAGGCCGTAAAAGTTTTAGGCGGCTTGGACGAAATTTATTACGCATCCGGTGTGATGCATAGAGTTGGCGCGGACGAGTTTCCTGTCGAAAAAGACCTGGAAATGTTGGAAGTGAATCTTCTAGGTTGTGTGGCTTGGTTGGACTCTGCCGCTACTTATTTCCAAGAGAAGAAGGCGGGCAAAATTATAGGTATCTCTTCCATCGCAGGTGATAGAGGCCGTAGGGGAAATCCTGTTTACAACGCATCCAAAGCCGGAATGTCCACTTACTTAGAGGCTTTACGAAATCGTTTAGCGGTAAAAGGGATCCAAGTAGTTACCGTAAAACCGGGCATGATCCAAACTCCGATGACGGAAGGTTTGTCCGGGCTTCTGTGGCTCATCACAGCCAAGGAAGCCGCTCAAGTTATATTAGAAAAAGTAAATGCAGGTAAAGAGAATTTTTATGTTCCAGCTCGTTGGGCCTTGGTCTCTTTGATCATTCGACTCATCCCTTCTTTTATTTTCAGAAGACTTTCCGTTTAA
- a CDS encoding arginyltransferase — protein sequence MAKMRLDYFTFLNSLPETPESECAYYPDRNSKVKGFFYKEKIPPEILDDLFRFGFRRSGNFFYRTNCSVCSHCLSYRVMLSDFFPSSNHKRIIKKNQDLTLQISPPLINDEKKNLYVKYQRSRHEGSYGESESEILENMRFQMYEGSLHSRELLLYKNDVLLGWILLDLGLETVSAVYSVFDPEERKRSLGNFLILSSILWAKENSFKEFQLGLFLPGHPKMDYKKNWKPSEILDRSSGVWKESGAFLSDYISENGPNGDLVR from the coding sequence ATGGCAAAGATGAGGCTGGATTATTTTACCTTCCTAAATTCTCTTCCGGAAACTCCCGAGTCGGAATGTGCTTATTACCCGGATCGAAATTCCAAGGTGAAAGGTTTCTTTTATAAGGAAAAAATACCTCCTGAAATTTTAGACGATCTTTTTCGTTTCGGTTTCCGAAGGTCCGGTAATTTCTTTTATCGGACGAATTGTTCCGTATGTTCTCATTGCCTGAGCTATCGGGTCATGTTATCCGATTTTTTTCCTTCTTCAAATCATAAAAGGATCATCAAAAAGAATCAGGATCTGACCTTGCAAATTTCTCCTCCTCTTATCAATGATGAAAAAAAGAATTTATACGTGAAGTACCAAAGGTCACGTCACGAGGGAAGTTATGGCGAATCCGAATCTGAAATTTTGGAGAACATGAGATTTCAGATGTATGAGGGTTCTCTGCATTCTAGGGAACTTCTACTTTATAAAAACGATGTACTTTTAGGCTGGATATTATTGGATCTGGGACTTGAAACCGTGTCCGCCGTGTATTCCGTTTTTGATCCGGAAGAAAGGAAAAGGAGTTTGGGAAATTTCCTCATCCTTTCTTCCATTCTTTGGGCCAAGGAAAATAGTTTTAAAGAATTTCAATTGGGTCTTTTCCTTCCGGGACATCCTAAGATGGATTATAAAAAGAATTGGAAACCTTCCGAAATTTTAGATCGTAGTTCCGGAGTCTGGAAAGAGAGCGGAGCCTTTCTATCGGATTATATTTCGGAGAATGGTCCCAACGGAGATCTGGTCCGATGA
- a CDS encoding ribonuclease HI family protein: protein MKKFKIYCDGASKGNPGPSSIGVAVYVGEDEVHSISSRISDGTNNMAEWAALEAGIEYCLSQKASEVTAYLDSELVVKQFKGEYKVKSPHLQVAKEKVKGLTSKLKLFSIHHVPREKNKRADKLANLAFEA, encoded by the coding sequence GTGAAAAAGTTTAAAATATACTGTGACGGCGCTTCTAAAGGAAATCCGGGGCCTTCTTCCATTGGGGTTGCCGTTTACGTAGGAGAGGACGAGGTCCATTCTATTTCCAGCAGGATCTCCGACGGAACCAATAATATGGCGGAATGGGCGGCTTTAGAAGCAGGAATAGAATATTGTCTCTCCCAAAAAGCAAGCGAAGTTACCGCTTATCTGGATTCCGAGCTGGTAGTAAAACAATTCAAGGGAGAGTACAAGGTCAAATCCCCTCACCTCCAAGTTGCAAAGGAAAAGGTCAAAGGTCTCACTTCCAAATTAAAACTTTTTTCCATCCATCATGTTCCCAGAGAGAAAAACAAGCGGGCAGATAAACTGGCCAACCTAGCTTTTGAAGCTTAA
- a CDS encoding CCA tRNA nucleotidyltransferase: MMSPDPSQLISQIPSPFLEDLLEISSSIRNYGGEAYLVGGSVRDLVLNKIPHEYDLAVSIHPEEILKIFKRTVPTGIKHGTITILFHDRSYELTTFRKDEDYIDGRRPETVQFGVSLSEDLNRRDFTMNALALDLRQKILVDEHSGIEDIQNSLIRTIGNPVSRFTEDGLRPVRAIRFVSTLGFKIHPDTEEAIETCRSVTAKVSPERIHDEFLKILRSKNPIEGFDLLKKHKTLELFTKTKLYSGDWDERKIGFSKLLQTSERSKLAYFLLSCFSEQSWLVDSSVFFKELKFSNQRTKDSQFLLKTLYSLFQLKEKLRSPSGLRSHLLHPVAQYAGKKELLNWCSELSLLWSAALNEDAFWFESAEEESKKNPPLLLSDLVIDGHLIREKFPELPAPKLGEALRSSLLSVLQDPNLNSADYLLDQIRKSL, encoded by the coding sequence ATGATGAGCCCCGATCCGAGCCAACTCATCTCGCAAATCCCTTCTCCTTTTTTAGAGGACTTATTAGAGATCAGCTCTTCCATCCGAAATTACGGAGGGGAAGCATATCTAGTCGGAGGAAGTGTCCGAGATCTGGTTTTAAATAAAATCCCTCATGAGTACGATCTTGCGGTTTCCATTCATCCGGAAGAAATTCTGAAGATCTTCAAAAGAACCGTTCCTACCGGAATCAAACACGGTACCATAACGATATTATTCCATGACAGATCCTATGAATTGACCACATTCAGAAAAGACGAAGACTATATAGACGGAAGAAGACCGGAAACAGTACAATTCGGGGTCAGTCTAAGCGAAGATCTAAATAGAAGGGATTTTACAATGAACGCACTTGCCCTGGACCTTCGGCAAAAGATCTTAGTAGACGAACATTCGGGAATAGAAGACATTCAAAATTCTTTAATTCGGACCATAGGAAACCCTGTCTCCAGATTTACCGAAGATGGGCTTAGACCTGTTCGAGCCATTCGATTTGTTTCCACACTCGGATTTAAGATCCATCCGGATACCGAAGAAGCGATCGAAACATGTAGATCCGTCACGGCAAAAGTTTCTCCGGAAAGAATACATGACGAATTTTTAAAAATACTTAGAAGTAAAAATCCGATCGAAGGTTTTGATTTATTAAAAAAACATAAAACTCTGGAATTATTCACCAAAACAAAATTGTATTCCGGAGATTGGGACGAACGTAAAATCGGATTTTCCAAACTTCTCCAAACCTCTGAACGATCCAAATTGGCCTATTTTTTGCTTTCCTGTTTTTCCGAACAAAGCTGGCTTGTTGACTCGAGTGTTTTCTTTAAAGAACTGAAATTCTCCAACCAACGAACCAAGGATTCTCAGTTTCTCTTAAAAACTCTATACTCTCTCTTCCAACTAAAAGAAAAATTACGATCTCCTTCAGGGCTTCGTAGCCATCTACTACATCCGGTCGCACAATATGCGGGAAAAAAAGAACTTTTGAACTGGTGCTCTGAACTTTCTCTTCTTTGGTCCGCCGCTCTAAATGAAGATGCATTCTGGTTCGAAAGTGCGGAAGAAGAATCCAAAAAGAACCCTCCGCTTCTTCTCTCCGACCTGGTCATTGACGGTCACCTGATCCGGGAAAAATTTCCCGAACTACCGGCTCCGAAATTGGGGGAGGCTTTACGTTCTTCCTTACTGTCCGTGCTCCAAGACCCAAATCTAAATTCAGCGGACTATCTTCTGGATCAGATCCGGAAATCTTTGTAA
- a CDS encoding outer membrane beta-barrel protein, with protein MMRKKTISLIASLVLLSSSSIFAQAKKDEKPAAAPASPPVEESKAWYDKINLSGFVDVYYQYVNNNKQGSDVDVSRTFETYNKQFAVNSVELDVEKVAEKSSPWGFRIDFMNGQNAMFQERPFYTTNGIYNMNLLQQAYVSFFFPVLKGLTVDVGKMATHIGYEVLESKDNMNYTIGYIFFNTVPFIHTGARASLAINDRLNAGFYLYNSAQGTGFTANGDQFGYSGITPYGDPATGSSLTNTAVHPYSDGRREQKAVGTQLKATVIEDKFNIVWNTLYGNDNTVGRPTNGQLYSCNLAGVTTCSVPSDGKIDYWFVNNLILSATPTDKLTINFDWTYGERGGQSNTAAFGWDLTGTDVSGYPYGRPDKIKQVYNTFGLWIKYAFTETFALAFRAERIDDSKYGGPLVVNAPNTFVSPYVNYGASDWKAPIVQDILTNGFNPASAEHVAAVASLTRADLLYADISGQRASAAGYGMLRTYTITPTYTWSENVIVKLDLRRDEGPGKQFIDRNGNPTEGQFGATLGIVAKFD; from the coding sequence ATGATGAGAAAAAAAACAATTAGTCTCATTGCTTCCTTGGTTTTACTATCTTCTTCGTCCATTTTTGCCCAAGCGAAGAAAGATGAAAAACCAGCCGCCGCACCAGCTTCACCGCCGGTCGAGGAAAGCAAAGCATGGTACGACAAGATCAACCTTTCCGGATTTGTCGATGTTTACTATCAATATGTAAACAACAACAAACAAGGCTCGGATGTGGACGTCAGCCGTACCTTCGAAACTTATAACAAGCAGTTCGCAGTGAACTCTGTCGAGTTGGATGTTGAAAAGGTTGCCGAGAAATCAAGTCCCTGGGGATTCAGGATCGACTTTATGAACGGTCAAAACGCGATGTTCCAAGAACGTCCTTTCTATACGACAAACGGAATTTATAATATGAACCTGTTGCAACAGGCATATGTATCTTTCTTTTTTCCAGTATTAAAAGGTCTGACCGTAGACGTCGGTAAGATGGCTACACATATCGGCTACGAAGTATTGGAATCGAAAGATAACATGAACTATACCATCGGGTATATCTTCTTCAATACCGTTCCGTTTATCCATACCGGTGCAAGAGCTAGCTTAGCGATCAACGATCGTTTGAATGCAGGGTTCTATTTGTACAACAGTGCGCAAGGAACAGGATTCACTGCTAATGGTGACCAATTCGGTTACAGCGGGATCACTCCTTATGGAGATCCGGCAACCGGTTCAAGCTTAACGAATACCGCTGTTCACCCTTACTCCGACGGAAGAAGGGAACAAAAGGCAGTAGGTACTCAATTAAAAGCTACCGTTATTGAAGATAAGTTCAATATCGTGTGGAACACATTGTATGGAAACGACAACACTGTAGGAAGACCGACAAACGGTCAGTTGTACTCCTGTAATCTTGCCGGGGTGACTACTTGCAGCGTTCCTTCCGACGGAAAAATTGACTACTGGTTCGTAAACAACTTAATCCTTTCTGCTACTCCGACTGATAAACTGACGATCAATTTCGACTGGACTTACGGAGAAAGAGGCGGTCAATCGAATACAGCTGCTTTCGGATGGGATTTGACAGGAACAGATGTTTCCGGATATCCTTACGGAAGACCAGACAAAATTAAGCAGGTATACAACACCTTCGGTCTTTGGATTAAATATGCTTTCACCGAAACCTTCGCATTGGCATTCCGTGCGGAAAGAATCGATGACAGTAAATACGGCGGACCTCTCGTCGTAAACGCACCGAACACTTTCGTATCCCCTTACGTAAATTACGGTGCATCGGATTGGAAAGCTCCGATCGTTCAGGATATCCTGACTAACGGTTTCAATCCGGCTAGCGCTGAGCATGTTGCCGCAGTAGCAAGCCTTACCCGTGCTGACCTCCTATATGCCGATATCAGCGGACAAAGAGCATCCGCGGCGGGATATGGTATGTTAAGAACATACACTATCACTCCAACCTACACTTGGTCTGAAAACGTAATTGTTAAATTGGACTTAAGAAGGGACGAGGGTCCAGGAAAACAATTTATCGATCGTAACGGAAATCCAACAGAAGGCCAATTTGGTGCGACTCTTGGTATCGTAGCGAAATTCGATTAA